From the Oncorhynchus keta strain PuntledgeMale-10-30-2019 chromosome 13, Oket_V2, whole genome shotgun sequence genome, the window CCTGGGAGTTTCGTCAGCAACACGTGACAACGGAGGGCCCTCCGTACGAGTAGGTGGCGGCAAGGGGCTGGTTTGGGATTCACAGAAATGCGCTCATATGAAATGAGACTACCCTTCTCCACTCGGCGCTACAGGGGTAGAATCCCAAATTAAATGTGTAAAGTGATCAAAACAAAATTTAGCTGGATGTGCAAGACATTTTATGGATAAAAGGATAAGTAGTGTATCGTTTTAAAACGGGTGCATGTTTTTCTCCTTTGAGAAAACAGCCGATTCAAAGGGGGTGTGGCATATTCTGAAAGAATGCCGAGCTAGCTGCTGAACGGGTACTTATGGGAAGATCTCAAATGGCATACTCCtggtctccttctcaaaacccattggaggagaaggtaatTGGAgtgggacctctggctttcttaTCCAATGGGTTTTGGATGTCACTTTCCGTCCGGCTACTAACAAATGACCACTCTCCTCGACCACTTATCAGTTTCCGGTTcacggagaggaggacaggagtcgAGGACAGACTTTTTCCAATGGAGACTCTCCCAAGGAGCTATGACCTCTGCCATTTTTTGACcctattttgacccattcctccatgcagacctctcgaggagatctgcatggaggaatgggtcaaaataccagcaacagtgtgtgaaaaccttgtgaagacttacagaaaacgtttgacctctgtcattgccaaccaTGGGtacataacaaagtattgagataaacttttgttattgaccaaatacatattttccaccataatttgcaaataaattcaaaaatcctacaatgtgattttctggattttttttctaattttgtctgtcatagttgaagtgtacctatgatgaaaattacaggcctctcatctttttaagtggaagaacttgcacaattggtggctgactaaataattttttgccccactgtatatttgtccTCCCGGTTTCTTTCTTTGAGGACATTATTAACATGCTTCAGCAGATGAGCCGTAACGAATGTTCTGTCACAGACTGAGCAGTCATGTTGTTTAACTCCTGGGTGAGTCTGAATATGTTCAGTTAGGCGTCTTTTCTGATAGCTTTTtccacagtcaccacagctaCAATGATTTCACTCCTGTGTGAGTCAATAAATGCTTCTTTAGTGCCCCATTCTGACTGAATCTTTTCCCACAGTCTCCACAGTGaaatggcttctctccagtgtgagtcagtgtgtgcgTCTTTAGGGCCGACTTCTGCCTGAAGCTTTTCCCGCAGTCTccacagctaaatggtttctcACCTGTGTGAGTCAGTATATGCTTACCTAGGTCTCCCTTCAGATAGAAGCCTTTCCCGCAGTCTCCACATATAAATGGTTTCACACCTGTGTGAGTCTGTATATGCATCTTTAGGGACCCCTTCAGAATGAAGCTCTTCCCACAGTCTCCACAGCTAAATGATTTCACTCCCGTGTGAGTCAGCTTATGCGTATTTAAGGTCCCCTTCTGCctgaagcttttcccacagtctCCACAGCTAaacggtttctctcctgtgtgagtcagtgtATGGTTCCCTAGGTGTTCCTTCTGActgaagcttttcccacagtcgCCACATataaatggtttctctcctgtgtgagtctgAATGTGTCTGTTTAGAGTAATCTTGTGAAAAAACcttttcccacagtcaccacagaTAAACGGTTTCTCTCCCGTGTGAGTCTGAATGTGTCGGTTTAGAGTAATCTTGTGATAAAACcttttcccacagtcaccacagctaaACGGTTTCTCCCCAGTGTGAGTCCGTATATGCGCAGTTAGTTCCTGGCTCTGATAGAAGCTTTTCCCGCAGTCACCACAACTAAATGGTTTCTTTCCAGTGTGAGCCAGTTTGTGCACAGTTAGGTTCCCCTTGACAGTGAAGCTTTTCCCGCAGTCACCACAGCTAaacggtttctctcctgtgtgaatgcGTACATGGTTCCCTAGGTGTTCCTTTTGActgaagcttttcccacagtcaccacagctaaATAGTTTCTCCCCCGTGTGAGCCAGTTTGTGCACAATTAGCTCCAATGGTGGGCTGCTGTTAAGTCCTACATGGTCGCTGCTTGTAGCAGAGCTGTGACTGGAGGCATTGTTTTGACTATCTGGAGGGTCAAAGGGAATGTCGAGACCCTTTAGGTGGGTCACAGTCCCAAAAGGTTTGAGATCAACTGGTTTGGagtcactctctctgttctccatagTCTGTTCAGTCATGGACTGAAGTGGGTCCTCCTGATCACATTCATTTTTCACACAGGTAGGAGGGAATTTGAACTCTGTGATGTCAGCCTCCAACCCTTGAAACCGCTCTTCCTCTTGACTGATCCGGagttcctcctgttcctctttgATCTGTGTGGGCTCTGGGTCCTCCTGCCCCAGACTGGAGCTCCACTCCTGCCCACAGTACTGCTGCTCAGGGGGAACCTTCTCttcagagacagcaagagagaacTGCAGGGAgtctggagggaaggaggagaagcaGAGGTTACATTTATAGTCTTTAGATATGCCTGAGTGCACAATGCCATTTCAAAATGTGTGTTGTGATACAGACACTTATTTAATCACATATATCAATTGTTTATACGTTCAATTCATTTTGTAGGCTATACATTCGCAGTGGAAATTAGCTTTTGACTAAACCTGGCACATTTACATGGATGTTGTAATATTGATGTTGATTAATGTGCATTGTCccctataaataaataaatccgaacagagaatctcgtttctcatggtctgagagtctttgggtgccttttggcaaactccaagcgggctgtcatgtgccttttactgaggagtggcttccgtctggtcactctaccataaaggcctgattggtggagtgctgcagagatggttgtccttctgttaggttctcccatttccacagaggaactctggagatctgtcagagtgaccatcaggttcttggtcacctccttgaccaaggcccctctcccccgattgctcagtttggctgggcggccagctctaggaagagtcttggtggttccaaacttcttccatttaagaatggtggaggccactgtgttcttggggaccttcaatgctacagacatgttttagtacccttccccagatctgtgccttgacaaaatcctgtctcggagctctatggacaattccttcatttttgctctgacatgtactgtcaactgtgggaccttatatagacaggtcttTCCAATCAATTTAAATGACCACAGTTTTAGAAACaactcaagggtgatcaatggaaacacgatgcacctgagctcaatttcaagtctcaaagcaaagggcctgaatatttacgtaaataaggtatatatatattttttgtattgaggtagtgtgtgtagattgagggaaaacatgtatttaatcaattttagaataaagctgtaacataacaaaatgtggaaaaaggaaagggctctgaataatttctgaatggACCCCCGGGCCTGGGTCCTGCGGATGAAGCCcgagctggaatgtgaagctaactgaagctggttagctttagaaaaccctgagtagatctagcttgcttcGTATGATACCCCTCAGGGATATCtagtagggctgttgcggtgaccttattaccaccacaccagcagtcaTGATCCTAGTAAAATGCCCACATGACCATTGAGTGACAATCTCCTTTTATACACTCTggcagcctggtctcataaacTAGACATAACACAGGAAATGTAAATCCAGAAACtaaaattagtatgatatgttttgtttggtattgttacataagacagatggttacccGAACTTCTAGCAAGAAAatggttgcgagttcaaatctcatcacggaGGACTTTAGCATTTTACATAATAAGCagcttttcaactacttactactttttagctacttcgCATGTtacttaacccttttagctaaccttaaccctttaacctcaCTCATGACCCAAACCCCTAGCTAACGTTATTAGCCACCTTTTATTTCAAATTCATAACATtttgtacattttgcaaattccTAAAATAGCatacgaattgtaatttgtaacatatcatactaaatggagtgtctcggatttacatacagaatcatacaaaatgctctgagaccaggttgcagcaACTCTGGACATGTGTTGGTAGTACCCAACTTGCTAACAACCATCTGGTCACTAATAGCCTATTACTCAGggttctattgtccctctaaccgcTCTGACATCAATGCAGGGGCGCAAGTTTCACTGGGAACATGACGACTCCCCCACATTCtaaaattgcatttttgtccccccaGTTTTATAATCTCActctgataaaaaaaaaacacagcaccggtgtgctttaggaccatgcggatgcCTCAGAGCGGTTGGGTAGGCTGTTTCAGACAGCTGGATTTAGGACCGTATGGGACACCACAGAGCATGcggacaggctgtgtgaaggcaaagcttctgaaaggctggcGTATAGGACCAGCACGGGAGAGATGACCAGGGGCAGCTGCTGTCTGTGTTGTGCTTTTTTTTCCTGAGttgtaaaagcaagcagagcagaaacagGCTACTCTTTAGTTGACTGATTTAGCTGGCAAGGTAACTGCTGTTTGACAGAAAAAAATATAAAGTATTTATTCCCGGTGCTGAGGTAGTAGTGTAAATGACATGTTACGTTAGCCAGTGTTTCATCCCCTCTCGACTGTAGTGAATGAACTAACATTACTAGCAGCCAATTCGGCTCTAGCTAGCCTCTAGCTATCTGTCAGgtagcagtatctaacagctgtTGTGAGTATGGGAATGTTTTGTAGCCTTTTTTTGTCCAGTTTCAACAGAAGTAAATTTTATGATGTACCATTAGCTAGAGCTAGccaaacgttagctagctagctagcttaccaaCTTTACCTATTATTTTTGCCTCAAATCACTAGACCTGACTCAAACGATTTAACCAGAGGCCAAACGATTGAAGACCGATATATTCTGACGTTTCTTCAACGTAATGTGAGTTTTTAATTAGTCAGTATAGTAACGTTGATCTGTCAAGTTTCCCTAGCTAATTTCCTACTTTTCTCACCGACACATTATAAACAGCTCTACAGGCTTCAATGTCATGGTGCAcagtcagtacacaacactatgctCATCATGTCTTAAAAGaatcagatggtgacaggtgtcctAGCAgagtcagacagccagggaagaccagtctacgGAGCTCAACTGAATTTTGCATTATAATAATCAGTAAATGGATACAATGTCCCATCTTGAGTTGATGGGTAGGCAACAGTCTGGGATCTGGGAATAATGATCATTTCAATTATTGAACCGTCATATTGTTCAAGAATAGAATCAATGTATAAATGTACACCAAGGTCATTCTTTGTCAAGCCTCATCGGAGAAGGagcagatggtgacaggggtctcatcagggtcaggcagccagggaagaccagtctgtgacggCACAGAGGTGAACTCTTGCAGATACAACACTTTATTCTCTCAGTGCGGCAAACACTGGACAAGCAAGAAGCTTCAAAAGATTGAAACTATTTTAAGGCAGTCTGACAAATCTCTAAAGTTGATTTCCAAACGGTATCAAGGGTTGATAATGGCTCTCGCCGATGACACTGAAACATGTAGAACAAAAATGTGAGGAAGACCTGGGAAACACTATTGATGATGAATGGATAGAGATGTTAGAATCcccagtcatgttcatataatCTCAAACATAAATAACTGCAGTGTAAGACCATCCATAGAACATActatatttattttattgttctgttatttgaccaggtaagttgactgagaacacgttctcatttacagcaacgacctggggaatagttacaggggagcgAAGGGGGATGAATGAGTCAATTGGAAGGTGGgaattattaggtgaccatgatggtttaaGGGACAGATTGGAAATTTAGCCAGGaaaccggggttaacacccctactcttacgacaagtgccatgggatcttaaATGCTCTCAGAGAGTCATGTTTAATgccccatccaaaagacagcaccctacacagggtcCCCAATCACTTTGGGCATTAGGATAttttacttttgaccagagaatagagtgcctcctactggccctccaacaccacaccagcatctggtctcccatccagggactgaccaggaccaaccctgtttagcttcagaagcaaggtggtatgctgctggctctTCTATATGCCAGTGAAACTGAACATCATGCACTCAGAGATGTCATTCCTCTGctggagatgtaaaacacaaaagGAGACATATATGTTATGGTCTTGTGTTGAATGGCTTCATTCTGGCAGAGTGGGTTTTTCCCATCTCAGTATATCTACAGATTCTCCCTTAAACATATTTAATAACGGTATCTTACATAGTTTGATGACTGTTGTCATTCTTGCTTACTTTATGTTGTTCTAAATAGAGACGGCAAGAAGGGTCATATTAGATTGTGTCGAAATTCAGGAAATTAGCTTAGCGTTTAGATACTCCACAAAGTGGGATGACCCTCAGACCCCCCGCCAAGTTATGTCCCgaacacttctaaaaccaaaagGTGTCCCCTGCATGTTgcatcaatgcaaatgcaatagaaaatcacatcaaacacttgtCCTCAAAACAGTATCATgattttaaaactcacctcactgtgattatTCAAATTGAAAAACTGTTTAACAACAGTTTGAAACGAGGTGGAAAACATGgtcgttgtggatgttgtttgATAGCCTAAAACGAAATGCACAGCGCGTTCAATCTAAGCATCATATATAGAAGGGTTTTCATTATCTATATGGCCCTTAACCCCGCGGATATCGGCGGTGCCACAAAAGCATGCTCCATTGGCAGAATCGATATCCGTGCTTATAAACCAGGATCGCTAAAATAATACAAATGAGTGTTTACAAACCAAAAAAAtacatacaaacctattctacaTAGTTGTATCTCTGGTGTGATCCGCAGCAGTCTCCGTAGCCGATCATTCTCCTCCTGGTACTCCGCTACCGCTTTCTCAACTGCTTCGAAAATCTCCACAGCTGCAGACTCCGTTAAACGCTCATTTAAAAATAAACGCAACAACTGTAGTTTAGACATTTTTTCAGTGGATCAGGTTGGTTAGCCTATGCCGTATGTAAATGATATTTGGTTCAGTCAGTGTGTCTTTCTTTTGTCCACACAAGGAATGCAACATCGTAAAAAAAAGTCGCCCCCTACTTCCGAGGAAGGGCTATGTTTTGCTTGAAGTCTCGCGATAGTTCTCGTGAACGTAACATGGCGGTGTCTTGTGTTTACGAATTCGCAGCATGACTTCGTGATTGCTGCTATCCAAGTCCAGTGTGCTGCTACGTTGTTCTCGTTCGAATACTCAATTTCAGTAAAGAAGAGTTTCGCCTTTGCCGAAGAGGTTGTGAAACCTAATAGAAAAACCGTAAGGCCGACCAaagaggtagctagctaacattagttagcatCGCTAGTTGTCCATCTGTAACTAATGTTttgtagtagctagttagctaattgCTAAACTAGCCGTTATTTAACCAACCCTCGCATTGAATATCATTCTAACAACACTGATGGCGTAATTTTGTCGATATTGTGATGTAGTGGTGATATGTTTGTTAGCTACCTAGATGGGTTTTATTTGACGTGTACCCATGATGTAGTGTGTTCGCATTCAATTTCTCCTTGCcaacccctctacccctccagtgTCCCGTGCCGTGGGTGCTGTGATGACCACAACCAGACTGAGACATCCACAGTGCAGGAAGAAGCACCCTAGTAGCACCTACCACACTAACGTCTGACACAGGCAGACCACCAGGGAGGCAGGATATACAACTCAGCACTGTGACGCCGGGGGAAAGAAGATTTGAGAGGAAGCACTGAAGGATAGGACGAAATAGTGATCGAGAGATGTCTGGTCCGGTAGAGGGGGGTGAAAGTGGGGATGTGGCAGGAGTTGGGCGGGAGGCAGAGGCGGAAAGTGATCCTCCTCAATCAGCTCCACCTCTATCCCAGGGTGAGTGCTTGGAACTGGGGGAGAATAAAGAAGAAGAGGCCCCTCCAGTGGCTAAGCAGCCTAGGCTCAGTGGAGATGGGTTGGAGCTGAGTCTCAGCCTGGACCCCCCTGATACACATGGAGGACCCATAGAACAGGCAGGATTGAGGCAGGAAGACTTGGCTGTACTGACCCATAATGGAGGTAAAGTTGTTACCAGTTGTTGTATTTCAGGAAAAGCTTCCTTCACTGGTGTGCATCTCTCTAAATATTCTAAGTCAATGCGTATCATATGTTTGATTCACATTccttgttaaaaaaatatatgtttttttaaagacagAAGATGGGGAACATAGCCTCTTGACTTAATGGAATAATAGTATTTAACTCATAATGTTTATCCATATCTGTTACAGAGGCCAACCAGCCAAGTGTgatggaaggaggagaagaagacgcAGGAGCCGAAGAAGTAGAATGCCATGAGAATGGAGGTCCTTGTGAGGCTTGCGGcacgagagagggaggacaggagaaggtGGAAGAGGGGGAACAGGAGAAGGTGGAAGAGGGGGAACAGGAGAAGGTGGAAGAGGGGGAACAGGAAAGCTCAGCTGAAAGCACCAGTGAAGGACAAAAGTATGTGAAGAATTTTAGGATTATTCTAGATAAATCATTTAGAAGCAAAAAAATTAAGCACACAGAGATTCGAGGTCTGAAGAAACATTTCGGCGGTGATATTTGGGTGTCCAAACCTTTAAATTATCCATCCGCTGTTTTGTTTGTCCTCATCTATGTATTTCTCATGTACTGCGGCCTACTCTtatcccctctctcctatctGCAGCCTGGGTCTCGATTTCAGCCAGAACCCCCAGATGCTGACTGGTTCCTGGGCTGAGTACTCCAGCCTTCCTGAGAACTACCTCAAGGGCTGCAAATGGTAACTCCCTCTTAAAATATTGTTCCTTGGTTGATTACGTGACTTTAGGATCCATTTTGCTTTACAGGCTATCTGAAGAAGTAACTGTTAATTCTCCAGGGCCCCAGATGGCTTGTGCATCCTGACCAACAGTGCAGACAACGTGCTGCGTGTCTACAACCTCCCCCCTGAGATCTATAGCTACAACTGGGACCTGCTCACTGAGATGGTGAGGCTCCAGAGATTTAATTCACTAAAAAGCCAACAAAACACAGAGGGATcaacctgaatttgtccaatagaaatgcttgttttctgttgcaaaacttattgcgtaatgaatacaccacaggGTAACTGACTAAAATGGCTAGGTTCCCCTTGGAGATCAACACAGTATTTATCTCGTGTCTCCCCTTCCCTCGCCTGCAGAGTCCAGTGCTGAAGATGGCAGAGGGGGACACCATCTATGATTACTGCTGGTACCCCAAGATGAGCTCCCTGGACCCTGACTCCTGCTTGTGAGTTCAAACAATCGAACGTTATTTATgaagccatttttttttttaatgtcaaCAGTTGTCACAAAGCACTTTAAAGATGGAATCCGCAGTAGGGTTAGCAGTTCCACTGTCTATCCTGCTTCTGTTTTTGGTGTTTGCTGGGGAACGTCACGCACCACAGTCCCCCCAAAAATCATTACGTATTCAGCTGTTCTATCACGCCTGCAATGAGGTTCTAAGGGGGTGGGGAAAAAAACAGGTCTTTGTTGTTCTAATATCGATAACGGACGTGTACGTTTCACTGCTATGGATTCCAGCTTGAATGATTCCAGCTTTAAAGGGAGACTTCAAAATGGTTCAACTTTGTGTtaatcatctccagcaccacctcaACATAAGTGAAAATGGTGCGTTTCTATGTTTTATTGTTAAGCGAtagaggaagataagtgtttccaatgactTCATCGGTGTGATTTTGATCAATTATGACTAGGCATTGCCTACTAATTGGTtaatgatgtcattggaaacacttgaTCGTTCTatcttttttactacaaaacatagaaatgtgcCATTTTCACACCTGTTGATGTTCgggtggtgctggagattattcctatgttgttgttttttaaatttccctttaagctacagtgccttcagaaagtattcgtacccattgacttattccacattttgttgttacagcctgaattcataaTGGATGAAATagatttctcacccatctacacacaataccccaacatgtttttagaaatctattgaaaatgaaacgcacaagtattcacacccctgagtcaatacatgttagaatcaactTTTcttttacagctgtgagtctttctgggtaagtctttaagagctttgGACAACTGGATAGTACAATAATTGCACATTTATTCTATAagaaattcttcaagctctgtcaagttggttgttgatcattgctatacAGCCGTTTTCAagacttgccatagattttcaagcctgtaactaggccactcaggaactaggccactcaagaacattcaatgtcgtcttggcaAGCAACTCCACTGTGCATTTGTTCTTGTTTTAAGTTCTTGTCCTGCTGaatggtgaatttgtctccctaatgtctgttggaaagcagactgatccCAGGttatcctctaggattttgcctgcgcTTAGCTCTATTCtctttatttttatcctaaaaaaaatccctagtccttgccgatgaaaagcatgcccataacatgatgcagctaccactagggctgtggtggtcatgacattttgtcaaccggttattgtcatgcaaaagactgccagtctcacggtaattgaccattaATGAACATAAACGCGTTTATCTCCAGGCCTCCGCGGATGCCacttttggaacatctacattttaaagaaagtataataaatcaatgtaatttacaccatcaaaataaatccattatttattttagccaTGTCATAAGAAACAATATTATATGAAGGAAAAGTATTTGAGAAGAACAGAATGATTTGGCCTTCTGTGTTATCTGGCAATGCGCCGAACCGTAGGCcttttcatttagcagacaagatatgcttataagTCCCCTGCCATTTATTCTATAATTTTATCGTGAGAAGAATATAATTGTACTTAagtgaataaaatagaaaggatatttttccaATTCCAGAACGAGAGTACGCAAGTGAGGTGGCTATGTTCAGTGTAAGagtgatcatttgaaacgggTCCTATACactagatttagagttatttggcaacattagttgtgaatgatacaaaccttaggatgtcttagaaatcaaaacTTACATCTGCTGCATGGTTCAATGAGGCTCCCTTgctcagatatcggtaagtggactggaagCAGGGCTTGAAAGGGGTAACGAATCCAGttgctcactcaggtgcttcgctatgtcacatttgacattgtccgtaagcttgagtttaTTTGCACACAAACAATCAttcaatgatggaaagacctgtgttgtccttgttaatacagacagagaagagcgccaacttcttaatcatagcctcaattttgtcccgcacattgaatatagttgcggagagtccttGTAATCCTAGATTCAAATCATACAGGTGAGAAagaacatcacccagataggccagtcgtgtgagaaactcatcatcatgcaagctgTCAGaaagtgtcaatactttgcccctagataaccagcgcacttctgtatgttgtaaaagcgttacatggtcgctgcccatatcattgcataatgtaGAAAATCcatgagagttcaggggccttgctttaacaaagttaaccattttcactgtagtgtccaaaacgtctttcaagctgtcaggcattcccttggcagcaagagcctctcggtgaatgctgcagtgtacccacgTGGCGTCGGGAGAAACCgcatagccccgttggaaaatctTTATGGACTCtttgaaaatgtgaatcacatttttttttatatctcGTACCCCCGGCGGCATTGctcgagtcccatagggcggcgcacaattggcccagcgtagtccgggtttggccagggtaggtcgtcattgtaaataaaaatttgttcttaataactgagttgcctagttagCTATaaaaaaaagggaaaagattcagaccctttactcaaatcaaattgtatttgtcacatgagctgaatacaacaggtatagaactgcttacttacaagcccttaaccaacaatgcagttttaagaaaatatacCCAAACAAGTaagagagcagcagtaaataacaatagcagggctatatacagggggtaccagtacagagtcaatgtgcggggatacTGGTGTTGAGGTAATTGAagtgatatgtacatgtaggtagaattattgaagtgactatgcatagataactcagtgctttgtagaagcacctttgacagcgattacagcctcgagtcttcttgggtatgacgctacaagcttggcacacctatatttggggagtttctcccattcttctctgcagatcctctcaagctctgtcaggttggatggggagcatcgctgcacagctattttcaggtctctccagagatgttcaagtccagcctctggctgggccactcaaggacattcagagacttgtcctgaagccattcctgttggaaggagaaccttcgccccagtctgaggtcttaagagctgtggagcaggttttcatcaagtatctctctcatctttccctcgatcctgactagtgtccctgccactgaaaaacttccccacagcatgaaACTGTCATCACCattcttcaccatagggatggtgccaggtttcctccagacgtgacgcttggtattcaagccaaagagttcaattttggtttcatcagaccagagaatcttgtttctcatggtcagagtactttaggtgccttttggcaaactccaagcgggctgcccTGTGCCTTTTACTTAGGAGTGGCCTCTCTGGCCACTCTTTCATAAatccctgattggtggagtgctgcagagatggttgtccttctggaaggttctcccatcaccacagaggacttctggagctctgacagagtgaccatcgggttcttggttacctctctaaccaaggcccttctcccacgattgctcagtttggccgggcgaccagctctaagaacagtct encodes:
- the LOC118392064 gene encoding gastrula zinc finger protein XlCGF57.1-like, with protein sequence MSKLQLLRLFLNERLTESAAVEIFEAVEKAVAEYQEENDRLRRLLRITPEIQLCRIDSLQFSLAVSEEKVPPEQQYCGQEWSSSLGQEDPEPTQIKEEQEELRISQEEERFQGLEADITEFKFPPTCVKNECDQEDPLQSMTEQTMENRESDSKPVDLKPFGTVTHLKGLDIPFDPPDSQNNASSHSSATSSDHVGLNSSPPLELIVHKLAHTGEKLFSCGDCGKSFSQKEHLGNHVRIHTGEKPFSCGDCGKSFTVKGNLTVHKLAHTGKKPFSCGDCGKSFYQSQELTAHIRTHTGEKPFSCGDCGKRFYHKITLNRHIQTHTGEKPFICGDCGKRFFHKITLNRHIQTHTGEKPFICGDCGKSFSQKEHLGNHTLTHTGEKPFSCGDCGKSFRQKGTLNTHKLTHTGVKSFSCGDCGKSFILKGSLKMHIQTHTGVKPFICGDCGKGFYLKGDLGKHILTHTGEKPFSCGDCGKSFRQKSALKTHTLTHTGEKPFHCGDCGKRFSQNGALKKHLLTHTGVKSL